In the Silene latifolia isolate original U9 population chromosome 1, ASM4854445v1, whole genome shotgun sequence genome, atccagcattccaatagcacacatgctggaaCCATCCATTCAGAAGACGGACGAAATAGACAGAGGGGAACTGGAGGGTCCACAGAGCGAGAAAGAAATCCgggcagttacagaggaaggtgagagctcccAGCCAAACGGGCAGCGAGGCCAAATAGCCGATCAGGCagacgactggcgcacaccttacctagattgGCTGCGCTATAACAtgctaccagatgacaagaaggaagtgagagctttcagagtcaaggcctccagattcatactcattgatgatacaatatacagaaaatcactagcaggcccctacttacggtgcctggacaaggaagaagcacagactgtgttgcatgctctccacagtggcgaatgtggaaaccatgcggggGCGAGTCCGCAAATAAAGCCCTCGatagggatactattggcctacaatgaaggcggaTGCGCGagtacgcacgaaaatgtgacgcccGCGCTCGCGCcccatgatccatcagccagcagagtccctacaccctatcatttctccctgaccattcatggcatggggcatggacatagtaggccctctaccacgggccacaggaaacagaacctggatgttagcaatgacagattacttctccaagtggatagaggcagaagcattcacggaggtaaaagacaaacaggtcatttcattcataaaacgaaacattatttgcagatttggtatcccatcagaaatcaaatgtgacaatggctcacaattcatctccaacgacaccgagggatactgtgccaggtggagcatcaccttaaaaaagtcagcaactaggactccaaagtccaacggacaagtcaatccaaagaacaaaatcattatggacaatcgaGAAGGAGGTTACGGGAGTTAGGATGAAAGTGGgcggatgaattgccactagtattatggtcgagacgaacgacaccaaagatagcaacagtcaAACACCCTTCACTGGTGTTTGGCTCGAAGCGATCATTCCgtcgaagttctagttcccactcacgggTGGTATGGAAATATGACAAGGAACCGAACGACAGAGATATGACCAGGCCTGGACACactgacgagctgcgagcaagcgcaaaaatccgtctccTGTCGCCTACAAACAATcggtggccaggagttataacaagaatgtaaaagtcaggctcctggaggtaggagacctggttctccgagaggtgtttcagaacaccaagaatcgaaaagcaggcaaattcgcctacaaatgggaaggaccataccaggtagaaggagttgttggccatggtgcatacaaactgatgactatggacggttaAATCATACGACgtccatggaacatacttcacctgaagagatattacttttaataataagtagactttagctttcagagTAATGTACtgtgagaagccaaatcatttttaaacataaaataaaaacccggtggtaggcatactgccaatttcactcttatttctagtgtctttagttatttttaagactttcaactactattggatggtgtggtctggcagcgtcctaggaccacaattgctctggtaccccatgagatggcgacaggtacttcacatcattctaatagatttttttattttcaggcttctctaagtacatcactttgaatcctagcgtctatggtactttgaaaggatgtctagcaggactgtcaactgccaacgcggggtgacaaggcacacggcactccaacatgcctaacctattttctccacaaggagcaccctcaccagggggactgtggaacatacgaaagggagcctggttgacagctgaatactcttatccagctacccctgataccaccccctggacgtagctcgtactaatcgcaattaatcagggccccaacatgcatgcacaaacgaacatggaacgtagggatatctgcgctaccagaatcctgcagcgtctccatttggtcctagaatgacgataaacttgcctcaatgacgcccctgttggcttaaaacgagacgaacacaccttgcgtcatgaacaaggttaagtagtccgaaattgcggcatacgcctaaatcagccatccggctgacacggcagctagcgtagtctggatcagtcttttcaggctgaccaggctggtctaaatcagcctcctaggttgacacggccactcctccttacattgcgccATACACCTAAATCAGCCAacaggctgacacgacagctagctgagtcagaacgtaagcctcttcagggtgacaggactcgcctaaatcagtcaaacagGCTAACACGGCAAAAACTTCCCAAGAACAGGGAAGATAAACAACAagcacacgatatgtaagctaaaaccttgccaaactatgacaaggggcatttcaaaatatggccaaaagtacggcccaaagtttaaccgccaccttggaggggcaaccacaaaaaaacaagtttaaaacttacaaagtctgccacctctgggccagactaccaaaaaagttcatcaaaacataaaaacttaattatcggtcacattaatgacctccacctctggcatctcctctgctCGACCGCTCATTTCGTGCGCACCACTGCATATCCTCGGCCGCCATAGCTCCCCGAGCTCCGTCGGACATCCTCGGGACATTCCAAAGATCACCCCCGACTGCTCAGCCAATGCAGAAGAATTCACCTCACCGACCTCAGGCATCAacacactcagatcaggttgggtggggtagagcatctccagctgcttctcctcttcctcaatggcctgctgggtgggagcctcctcaagggcagcacgcatcccgctgatctttccccgccaggtagcataggcaacgacattggtggccagggagatcagctcactgattTTCTCATCGAGCGCCGGAGGGAGTCGAGAGAAAGTATTGCACACCGCCCGAGTACGCGCCACCGATCGGCCTCCTCTTTcgacttcttcttggtgacaagaAGCTCGGTCTTcaactccaccacacgctccttcggaTCGATCCGCTGCTTTGTGCCAAATCGCCATCTCCTTCACTCCTCGTTCTTGGCACCGGTAGCACGGTGGTCGTCtccactatgttgatcatcttctgtTGTAGAGTGCGGACGGAGGGTGCAGGGCGAGAAAAATCAAGAGTCGGCAAGGAAGTCGGGAGGCAGAATCTAAGTAAAGTAGACAGACAAACAGGTAGAAaatgaagaatatttaccatgaaggcattgtgcacgtcattttcagccatctcctctggggagaactccgaaaacgtttcctcaacaggaggaaagagcagctgatcaatctccggccagtagggcaccttgtccacattcccaaagccttctgggaaatgagcaatgatgcctccactagacgaagcacgaggaccggggaggagtaggcggatggcgagataacgggttAACCTCCGAGGGCTCACGTGCGGCGAATCGAAACTGTAGGAGGAGTCGGAAAAGAGGCaacaggagcactcctcttggaggcagaggccacatcagagttggcagaaggtctcttccttttagcactttggaggatgagttccaattgatcaacttttgaacctgcaagcatacaTAGCCTCAGACGACAGAATACTTAAACGTCAGCAGAAACAGCATGCAAATAAAGAGCGGTTGCAgaagtcttaccagaagacatattGTGGGCTgactgaggaggattggaggaagaagcaggtgaaaaaccaggaagcaggtctgggaactttctctcagattcagagatCTTTGAAACGACTTGTTGCGACGGGGATCTTGGCGCCGATACGGGTAAGGTCACGGGGGcacacgaagacgatgaagtaagctagtaagcaacAAGATAAAACAAATCGGGTGACAGAagactacttactcgaagttagaacccatttctcgaaaatgtaATCGGAAGAGAggtggatggagtccttcctcacgtagaagaagtcctcaaaccatttctcatcacgagattttgacacgtgtctgaagggagcctctccacgcccccggaatgagaattgacccctgcccagggatctgatgttgtacatatgggccagatcgcccagagtgacagatttatcagtactctgaccagcggccagagagtagaggagaaccctccaaatggtagcagaaatttgtgccatagcgaaattgttggtgaagatgaaatcttgaatgagtttagggaaaggaaaacggaggccatatctaaacgggtacaggtagaaactaacccaccctggacgaagggcgtcagcttttgtcccggttcagggatggcgatatccaccccgtcacaaAGACCAAGAAGATTCTTGATCGTGGGGATGTCGGCCGACGTTAAAGCAGAATCACAGTCGTGGGGGTGCTTAAAAAGCCCCCGAGAAGGGAAAGTGGGGTCGAGATTACGATCAGAAGGTGTGGAGGATTGacgagttttgcccatggtggagagagaaaataaagattaaaagaagaagagaagatggATTACCTGATGATGGAAACGGGGAaggggaacagtgaagccggcgaggaatgaaggagaaggaaggttgagggtttaagagagaagaattttttgaaatgatttgaaatgaTTAATGAGAGTAGAAGATggacgttggggttataaagaggagagagggagctggtgcgagaaaagaggagaagggcggcttgcatgggaaggagtaaaaaagacggcgtagggtttttTGGCATTTGGGTACgtaaaattccttgctcgatacttgaaagcgtacttcacaagaaatttggggcaaactgtttcggctaaaaataacataataaagaaggcccacttaataaaataaagacTATGAgagaagtgataaggaggaaggaagcccacGGTTGGAGAAAAGGGAAACGGGCTTAAGGAAGATTAGGAGCCCATCATAGGAAGCGTCCGCATTAAGGAAAGGagcgtcagggagaagttagggagatcaaggagaattgGCAAGAGAGTCCGggttttggaaagagtccttatggaaattatatcccctttccatattcgaggtaggacatctctagggttcttaccctataaatagccaaggaagcaaatcaagaggGGATTCATTCAACACCCGCATTCATACAtcaacattcaagatcacatctcTGCAAATAATATACGTTCATtctagatcttgcaggcctgacacctagggccagcaggattagctccgtaccataattgtaatcatcctcctattcatatagtgcaatacttggcaaggtaccgtccctcccgcggttgttcccacattgggttttccgcgtcaccaaatctctcgtgtcaatttacattacgcactttattttcctatttagttattgacatacgaaccattatacaatcgaccaacgaatatagactacattgaccctaatcaatcgacttgggtaaaaatacctaaacaaccACAACTTGTATAATGGTTTATTCAACACCCAATTAAAGTCCAacaaccaccgccaccaccataAATCCATAATGAAGGTTGAGGCATGGGGTTACTGTTCATCTTCTTCCATAACAACAGCAACAACCACCACCCTCCTCTTCCTCATGATTATGATAATACTATTACTAGCTACGATCGACTATTCGTAAAAGTGGTTAGGTTGAATAGATATCATAGCATGCAAGTCGTACGATGCCTTAATTAAAACATCGTAGCCTAACTTGTGATTCTCTTCTTTACCCATATAATCTAGTGTCTTATCGGATCGAGAATGGAAGTCGCGGACGAACCAGAGAAGAACATATATGGAATAACATACTCCGATCTGTATATCATATTCATACATATACCTTACACCACATAATGCGTGCGTTAGCCCACAATATATAAAGGGATTTATTCAAGGACCACATTACCAAACACACTTGATCAAAATGCAAACATAGTGGAAAACAAAGCGATATATAGTACGGTAATTACTAATTAGGTATTCTGGGTGTGGTGGTGATGGTGATCATCAATTTGTTTAGCAAGTttaatcaattcatccatttcagcAGTCGGGTCCGGATCGTTATCTTGCTTCTTCTCATACTCAAATGTCCATCTTGCAATGCTGTTTTCATTGTCCTTTGGAAATACTTGAAGTGTTATGTCAAAGTAATTGTAGTATTTCATTAGGTCTCCTTCCAAACACTTGAACTTCATTATCTTGTTTTCCTCGTCTACCACTTCCACTAATTCCTTCATTGTTTGAGGTTTCCCATCTACACAATAATTTCAATCAAATCTCAAACATTAGCGAAATCTTCATTGAAATATATAGGGGTAATTTTAAGTTCGATCTTAATAACATGATTTGATAGAGCACGGACGACCCAACTATGAACTACAAAGTATCGTCCTATATGGCTATATGAGTTATGACTAACACCTTGGATTATTCACCCTTGTTTATTAATCGGGAGTCAGAAATGAAAAATATTTCGAACCTGGTCGAACAAGACAGGGTGATTAGTCATGTTTGACAATATGGTTAGGGCGCTATAGACTTATTAAGGGCGATTTTAATGTTGACAGAATTTACACTCGGGTCATGATTATCAACTTTAATGACTTTACCAACTAAAATAGCTGACATCTGCTTATAAGTTTATAACTACtctatatacttcaatttcaaaccaAATTCAGTTTTTGTTGTTTCATCGACTCATGAACCGTCATCAACATAAATGATTACACCATAACTAATCCCTAATGAAAAAATTAATCCCTAATGAATGTTCAACTAGAATCTCTGAATAAAATCGTATTATATATTCTTTTTCCATTGATAAAAGGCGTAATTTTAGAAAATGATATCGTAAAACATAATAAAAGCACGACAAAAAAACCGATTACATACCAATAGAGTACTTCCATTCAATGATGGAGCCAGGAGTACCATAGGCACCTTCATGTAAGTCACATGCTTGAACAAAATCAGGATTGACAACAGGAATATCATGAGGCCTGTTTTGATAAAAATCATGGAATACATCTTTTGCACTTTCTCTTATCTCCACCTCTCCTTCTAGCTTTCTTTTTACCATTTTTCCCTATATTTTTATAATTTATCTCaccttatttcttttaattagtgTGTATGGGAAATTCTCAAGGAAGAAGCAATGTCCTTATATAGGCATGTTGGTAGTGATGAGTGACTTGTGGAATTAACATTTTTAATATTTCTATGATAGGAGACTCCAACTCCTCCGTCCCGgttatttatttacctatttcattttgggtattatagttttatttatttacctttctattttgggaatgtTCTTAGCTATTTTGACCATCCACTACTTTACAAATGGTTTTCTCCACTTTCCTGCATGGGTTATTGTGCCAAAAGAAGGTAAACAATTGACCTGAATATAGAGAGATTTATTTGGTTTACCGGACATTGACAAAATAAGTAGAGAGGGAtcttaaaataaaaatgaaactAAAAACTAGGAAGAATCAAGTTTCAACCTCATACAACGCGTATGATTCTTGATTTCAAACTCATTTTATGTACGAAACAAATACTCATTAAATTTATTGGGTTACATTATAACATTTAATTTCCTACTATATCTTTAGATTTCAACTATTTAGCTACATTTGTAACTAATTTTACGGAACTAAACAAAATTCAACTCGAAATACATTATATCCATCTTAATCTGTCTGAAACTGTCTCGTTCCATTAACTTCATCGAATCACGAAGAGAAAAAATTAAGTACAAACAAAGTTAGACCGATTCACCTGGTAAAGTCCGTCTATAAATGTGTTAATTGAAGACTTGAAGTCGTATTCTCTCGGCTGTCTTTctcttaataatttatttatgCATCATACTTATATAAATATGTAATTATcctctcttttattttatttggtaGGAATACATCTTTAGACAACTAGGTGATTCCATATCTTATGATACAATCACGAAACCTATAGACCGCTTCAAATAAATAGTTGACAAATTAAAGATACTTGACCCGTTTTAAGCTTAAACAAATAATGCGGTCTTAATTAAGAATTTCTGATTTTTATAATATGGAGGATATGAATTAGAGGAAAAGGAACCTTAATATAAACAATGTAATCTACTTTATCACTGACgattagggatggcagtgggtcggggacccgacccagattCTGAGGGTCGGaacctaatgggtcgggtatgggtctcattttctCAAACTCAATGGGTATGGcccgggtatgggtcttaagaaaatatttcgggtccgggttcgggtctaagttatgagacccatacccgacccttagaccctttattaaaaaaagaaaaaaaaaatcataacttCTCTGAATTTATACTGGCAGACCGTAGAAATCAAagcaactaaagtctctttctcttccctcaacccataaagtgataaaactcaaccaaattcttctgacaataccaccactgacacaaggaaaccaccaccacagcactgatacgTGACTGACAACCATCTCTCTAAtaggcggcgaccgacaaccaccattaacagcagccagcgacggtcagatggagacggctatcaagtacggtattaattttattaggattccgagtttgattctttcacatgtatttggaggtaaatttaggtcttctttgtctttcttaatctctttggtatgtatattggatttggtagtgtacaatagagattaataaactcataatgttaaagtactatgaattttttttttttaatattatagatctCATAGCTGTTAATCCTCtattaaagtggctgaaactcggacccgcgggtagacccagacccgacccttacccatagggtccgagtatgggtcctcaaattttagactcTTGCGGGTCTGGATCGGGTACGAGTCCAAAGGAAAAATCTCGGGTCCGGGTCTGGGTGGACCCTACCCAAACCCTAACCATTGTCATCCCTACTGACGATTATGCTGTTGTATGGCTGTAGACAAAGTTACGCTTCATAGGGCTCCTGTCTTGCGGAACGGGGGAGAAGGAGTGTGCATAGGCCGTGCATTCACGTGCTCTTACTTGTGACAGATCTACATATGTGTTCAACTATAAGACcacccccaagcaaggtcaccaaCTAAGTCACTTGGGGGGTGGGTCTCCTTAATCatgaattaatgaacaaattaaGAAGACCTTCTATGTAAAAAGGTCACCCCATGACTTGGGTGGGTTGCCTTGTGACCTTCCACATGTCAATGAAGTATTTGTTGGGTACAAATATAGAGAACACaaataaagagaaaaaaaaatgaaatgaatgtTTAGGTAGTAAATAAACCATAATAAATACTTTGACATTTCTTTTGGAATTACCAAGTATCATCTGCCAAATAAATCATAATAAATACTTAGGttgtaaaaaaattaaatataacatttattttttaatttataattattaaaaaactgataattcaaaaaaataaaaaaaaattaatggtctATAAGGAACTCAAAATTAACATGAAGTCACCAAAATTAATGTTCCATAAACGGTGTTATTTTTTTTCCAAGTGTGCTAAATATAACTAAAATACTTATAATATtggaataattaataattaattaacatatttaacaaaaatacaaaaataacatTAACATTTTTATAATTTGTTTAGTAAAAAGTAATAATAGGAAAAATAAGAGAGATGTTTTGGTGGGGTAGAGAATGTGAGAAATGATTGAAAATGTTGgaaagtggaaaatgattggaTTGGTGACCTAGGTCGCGACTTTCTGCTTGAGAGTGTAAAAGTGAGTCAAAATAAATAAGGTGAGATTAAGAATAAAATGGGGTAGTGACCTAGGTAAGGTGACCTTTGCTTGGGGGTGGTCTAACCATGCATGTTATTCTTAATATACGTGACTACTTGAGTAGCAATTATGAAATATATTGTCGCAAGAAAGCATTTATCTTGTTACCAATCTAATTATTGAAGTTTATAATTTTTTAGGGCGGATCTAAGATTTTGGCATAAGGGACACAAATTTTCTTCTAAATAAATCGTCGTCCATTTTATGAGGCACTTTATAGATATTTTAATTCAATTTGTATACagatttaaaaagaaaaaaattaatgAGCAAAATATTAGCTATACATCAAATTTTGTAGAACGTAATTTGAAGAGACCCAATTTAATTAGTTAATGTTGATGATgttttaagacaaattaatctcattgttatttaattgtgtgcctcttaagtgttaaccatgtagcatgaagcttcaattatcaattcaaggttatcaagaaagTCATCATAAAGATCAAAGATAAAAATTGTCATTAGTGTTaaagtcatgtgttgtaaggAGATTTTTAACtcgaatttacgtttaggtgcaaaaacaacagttcaGTAAACTGTTGCTTCTGACTCGTCCTTCAAAGaattatttcgaaaatatttgaacctttgttaaaatgctttcaatgttcacaaatatttttctgaaaaatgcttTGATGTCTTTGAAAAAAATAAAGCTTTCAATGTCTTGCTAGaagtttgcttgcacaataagacactttttataaatgagttgtttgccttttacatttatggaaatgtttatggttcccataaacacaaccatttatgcttgtttcttgatGAAAAACACAACACATATTTGTGCGTGCACAATCTGATTTCTTGCATTCTTAGGCACCaatttcttgaggaagaatactcggtttGCTTGATGAATAATTCGGTTGActtgtgcatgttgcccaagcaaactacttacattattttaatcacttgtacttatgagtgtaagatattttaatgtgtaaagtatactacttggacattataaatatattgcttatttcatttttacaagtgtgcaacaacGAGTTTAAAACCGAAAAAAGATTTATGCTttatcgagtaaattaactttgcaaaattGTTTATCATTTCAAAATCATTGAGTCATTTTGCAAGTTCGTTTATTTATCTTTGAGTCTTTTTATTGTGTCGTTGTATTGCACCTAGTCGTTTAATTAAGTTTGAGGATCacgtgttttgtacttaaactttatctcctccgttcaattgagtgaacaacattgagataagtggagtcttgtaacaaccgggtagaaccaaaccaaagtcttaggatagagttatcttaagcatgaagtcttagaaacggagtagcttttgagcacggagtctttcggcggagtagcccaaagcaaaagcctTATTGCAGAGTAGCTTTGAGCACGGAGTCTTTccgcggagtagcccaaagcaaaagtcttggaagcggagtagcttttaagcattagcaaccagagtaggttggggagttgttttattattcggggtggtcttagtttgtaaTAG is a window encoding:
- the LOC141599791 gene encoding MLP-like protein 43, which gives rise to MVKRKLEGEVEIRESAKDVFHDFYQNRPHDIPVVNPDFVQACDLHEGAYGTPGSIIEWKYSIDGKPQTMKELVEVVDEENKIMKFKCLEGDLMKYYNYFDITLQVFPKDNENSIARWTFEYEKKQDNDPDPTAEMDELIKLAKQIDDHHHHHTQNT